One Primulina huaijiensis isolate GDHJ02 chromosome 8, ASM1229523v2, whole genome shotgun sequence genomic region harbors:
- the LOC140982632 gene encoding phosphatidylinositol-3-phosphatase SAC1-like isoform X1: MARPETMKSNSVNLPPQSGPNSMKTRQRNDPEATPDPNSYSLEKFGLYETRARFYLIGSSRNKRFFRVLKIDRMEPSDLNISEDPVVYPPQEVKSLLQRIAEGNRATGGLNFVAKIYGIVGCINFLESYYLILVTKRRQIGSICGHAIYSIDESQIITIPHVSVQTDVAHSKIELRYKKLLSSVDLTKDFFYSYTYPIMKSLQKNVSSTGEEGMPYENMFVWNAFLTQAIRLRCKNTIWTIALVHGHFKQVRLSIFGRDICVSLVSRRSRHFAGTRYLKRGVNDHGRVANDVETEQIVLDEDAGSCKGKMSSVVQMRGSIPLFWSQEASRLSPKPDIILQRYDPTYEATKEHFEDLAERYGNPIIVLNLIKKVEKRPREMMLRREFANAVGYLNQILTEENHLKFIHWDFHKFAKSKSANVLAVLGGVASEALDLTGFYYSGKPLVTNRKAVQLSRTSTGSICRDSSCRDLITTSGDLSRINNSTDSLTSLIKQDRESECSQQSRKETNGYVGSRYQSGVLRTNCIDCLDRTNVAQYAYGLAALGRQLHALGMTDNQKVDPDSSIAAALMDMYQSMGDALAQQYGGSAAHNTVFPERQGKWKATTQSREFLKSIKRYYSNAYTDGEKQDAINLFLGYFQPQEGKPALWDLDSDYYLHVSGILDDLMPESYSPLEDAKPLRDKIPLTPIPACREDFSRLKLTSFDKLIERTCSSIKNVRLCSELDQKSGSFGVAPDAAEIQLKSPNWLFGQRKYDDSTSAPKMASHQFVNEGAHDDKKDRLCELNLFSPVVESEEEDVFQRYLAMTAVDETSGWCGGTLLGDQDENSEIFRHYAELIQVPSVEAFQNDVEKEKYYTDLLRVNMVDCIEDFAVETEMETAAKEYDQAGADLGIFPKSYNALAVDPSQLTRWIIGEERLLKL; encoded by the exons ATGGCCAGACCCGAGACTATGAAATCAAATTCCGTGAATCTTCCTCCACAATCCGGGCCTAATTCTATGAAAACTCGTCAGCGCAATGATCCGGAAGCCACACCCGATCCGAACTCGTATTCTCTGGAGAAATTCGGCCTGTACGAAACTCGCGCG AGGTTTTATTTGATTGGAAGTAGTAGGAACAAGAGATTTTTTAGGGTGTTAAAGATTGATAGAATGGAACCCTCGGATTTGAATATTAGTGAAGACCCTGTGGTTTATCCTCCTCAAGAAGTCAAGAGCTTGCTCCAAAGGATTGCCGAGGGAAATCGTGCCACTGGAGGGTTAAATTTTGTTGCCAAGATATATGGCATTGTTG GCTGCATTAATTTCTTGGAATCATATTATCTGATACTGGTGACAAAGCGTCGGCAGATTGGAAGTATCTGTGGCCATGCTATATATAGTATAGATGAGAGCCAAATAATTACCATTCCTCACGTTTCAGTTCAAACTGATGTTGCTCATTCAAAAATTGAGTTGCG GTACAAGAAGCTTTTATCCAGTGTTGATTTGACAAAAGATTTTTTCTATAGCTATACATATCCTATAATGAAAAGTTTACAGAAAAATGTGTCATCAACAGGAGAAGAAGGGATGCCATATGAAAACATGTTTGTTTGGAATGCTTTTCTAACGCAAGCAATTCGATTAAGATGCAAGAATACCATCTGGACTATTGCTCTGGTTCATGGACATTTCAAACAG GTTAGACTATCAATTTTTGGACGAGATATTTGTGTTTCTCTGGTTTCGAGACGTTCACGCCATTTTGCAGGGACACG TTATTTAAAGCGTGGGGTTAATGATCATGGGCGTGTAGCAAATGATGTTGAAACGGAGCAAATTGTCCTTGATGAAGATGCTGGGTCATGCAAAGGAAAAATGAGTTCTGTTGTACAGATGAGGGGTTCCATTCCTCTTTTCTGGTCTCAAGAAGCTTCAAGGTTGAGTCCAAAGCCTGATATTATAT TACAACGATATGATCCTACATATGAGGCTACCAAAGAGCATTTTGAAGACCTCGCCGAGAGATATGGCAATCCAATCATAGTTCTTAATCTCATAAAG AAAGTTGAGAAAAGACCACGAGAAATGATGCTAAGGCGTGAGTTTGCTAATGCTGTGGGGTATCTTAACCAGATTCTTACAGAAGAAAATCATCTCAAATTTATCCACTGGGACTTTCACAAGTTCGCAAAGAG cAAGTCTGCCAATGTGTTGGCTGTTTTGGGTGGTGTTGCAAGTGAAGCACTTGATTTAACGGGATTTTATTACAGTGGAAAGCCTTTGGTTACAAACAGAAAGGCTGTTCAACTTTCTAGAACTAGCACCGGCAG TATTTGCAGGGATTCTTCTTGTAGAGATTTAATAACCACCTCTGGAGATCTTTCAAGGATTAATAACAGCACCGATTCTTTGACGTCCTTGATCAAACAAGACAGGGAGTCTGAATGTAGTCAACAGAGTAGGAAAGAGACTAATGGCTATGTAGGATCACGATATCAGAGTGGAGTTCTTCGGACGAACTGCATCGACTGCTTGGATCGTACAAATGTTGCCCAATATGCTTATGGCTTAGCGGCTTTAGGTCGCCAACTTCATGCATTGGGCATGACGGACAATCAAAAAGTTGACCCTGATAGTAGCATTGCTGCTGCTCTCATGGATATGTACCAGAGCATGGGTGATGCCTTGGCGCAGCAATATGGTGGCTCGGCAGCTCACAACACT GTGTTCCCAGAGAGGCAGGGGAAGTGGAAAGCTACAACTCAGTCTAGGGAATTTCTGAAGTCTATAAAACGATATTACAGCAATGCTTACACAGACGGTGAAAAGCAGGATGCAATAAATTT ATTTTTGGGTTATTTTCAACCGCAAGAAGGAAAACCTGCCCTTTGGGATTTGGATTCAGATTATTATCTTCATGTTTCTGGAATTTTAGATGATCTCATGCCTGAAAG TTACAGTCCTTTGGAAGATGCCAAACCTTTGAGAGACAAAATTCCTCTGACCCCAATTCCAGCTTGCCGTGAAGACTTCTCACGTTTGAAGTTAACGTCATTTGATAAATTGATAGAGAGAACATGCAGTTCAATCAAGAATGTACGACTCTGTAGTGAGCTAGATCAAAAATCAGGAAGCTTTGGTGTGGCACCTGATGCTGC TGAAATACAGCTCAAAAGTCCAAATTGGCTTTTTGGCCAGAGAAAATACGATGATAGTACCTCTGCACCAAAGATGGCATCACATCAATTTGTAAACGAAGGAGCTCATGACGATAAAAAAGATAGACTATGTGAACTTAATCTATTTTCTCCTGTTGTTGAGAGTGAAGAAGAAGATGTTTTCCAACG ATATTTAGCAATGACTGCGGTGGATGAGACCAGTGGTTGGTGTGGTGGTACGTTGTTAGGTGATCAAGATGAAAATAGTGAGATTTTTCGGCACTATGCTGAACTTATTCAG GTACCTTCAGTAGAAGCCTTTCAGAACGatgttgaaaaagaaaaatattacacCGATCTTCTTAGAGTGAACATGGTCGACTGCATAGAAGATTTTGCTGTTGAAACAGAAATGGAAACCGCTGCCAAGGAATATGACCAAGCTGGTGCTGATCTGGGGATTTTCCCCAAATCATATAATGCTCTAGCTGTCGATCCAAGCCAGCTAACCAGATGGATTATCGGTGAAGAACGGTTGCTCAAGCTTTAA
- the LOC140982632 gene encoding phosphatidylinositol-3-phosphatase SAC1-like isoform X3 has translation MARPETMKSNSVNLPPQSGPNSMKTRQRNDPEATPDPNSYSLEKFGLYETRARFYLIGSSRNKRFFRVLKIDRMEPSDLNISEDPVVYPPQEVKSLLQRIAEGNRATGGLNFVAKIYGIVGCINFLESYYLILVTKRRQIGSICGHAIYSIDESQIITIPHVSVQTDVAHSKIELRYKKLLSSVDLTKDFFYSYTYPIMKSLQKNVSSTGEEGMPYENMFVWNAFLTQAIRLRCKNTIWTIALVHGHFKQVRLSIFGRDICVSLVSRRSRHFAGTRYLKRGVNDHGRVANDVETEQIVLDEDAGSCKGKMSSVVQMRGSIPLFWSQEASRLSPKPDIILQRYDPTYEATKEHFEDLAERYGNPIIVLNLIKKVEKRPREMMLRREFANAVGYLNQILTEENHLKFIHWDFHKFAKSKSANVLAVLGGVASEALDLTGFYYSGKPLVTNRKAVQLSRTSTGRDSSCRDLITTSGDLSRINNSTDSLTSLIKQDRESECSQQSRKETNGYVGSRYQSGVLRTNCIDCLDRTNVAQYAYGLAALGRQLHALGMTDNQKVDPDSSIAAALMDMYQSMGDALAQQYGGSAAHNTVFPERQGKWKATTQSREFLKSIKRYYSNAYTDGEKQDAINLFLGYFQPQEGKPALWDLDSDYYLHVSGILDDLMPESYSPLEDAKPLRDKIPLTPIPACREDFSRLKLTSFDKLIERTCSSIKNVRLCSELDQKSGSFGVAPDAAEIQLKSPNWLFGQRKYDDSTSAPKMASHQFVNEGAHDDKKDRLCELNLFSPVVESEEEDVFQRYLAMTAVDETSGWCGGTLLGDQDENSEIFRHYAELIQVPSVEAFQNDVEKEKYYTDLLRVNMVDCIEDFAVETEMETAAKEYDQAGADLGIFPKSYNALAVDPSQLTRWIIGEERLLKL, from the exons ATGGCCAGACCCGAGACTATGAAATCAAATTCCGTGAATCTTCCTCCACAATCCGGGCCTAATTCTATGAAAACTCGTCAGCGCAATGATCCGGAAGCCACACCCGATCCGAACTCGTATTCTCTGGAGAAATTCGGCCTGTACGAAACTCGCGCG AGGTTTTATTTGATTGGAAGTAGTAGGAACAAGAGATTTTTTAGGGTGTTAAAGATTGATAGAATGGAACCCTCGGATTTGAATATTAGTGAAGACCCTGTGGTTTATCCTCCTCAAGAAGTCAAGAGCTTGCTCCAAAGGATTGCCGAGGGAAATCGTGCCACTGGAGGGTTAAATTTTGTTGCCAAGATATATGGCATTGTTG GCTGCATTAATTTCTTGGAATCATATTATCTGATACTGGTGACAAAGCGTCGGCAGATTGGAAGTATCTGTGGCCATGCTATATATAGTATAGATGAGAGCCAAATAATTACCATTCCTCACGTTTCAGTTCAAACTGATGTTGCTCATTCAAAAATTGAGTTGCG GTACAAGAAGCTTTTATCCAGTGTTGATTTGACAAAAGATTTTTTCTATAGCTATACATATCCTATAATGAAAAGTTTACAGAAAAATGTGTCATCAACAGGAGAAGAAGGGATGCCATATGAAAACATGTTTGTTTGGAATGCTTTTCTAACGCAAGCAATTCGATTAAGATGCAAGAATACCATCTGGACTATTGCTCTGGTTCATGGACATTTCAAACAG GTTAGACTATCAATTTTTGGACGAGATATTTGTGTTTCTCTGGTTTCGAGACGTTCACGCCATTTTGCAGGGACACG TTATTTAAAGCGTGGGGTTAATGATCATGGGCGTGTAGCAAATGATGTTGAAACGGAGCAAATTGTCCTTGATGAAGATGCTGGGTCATGCAAAGGAAAAATGAGTTCTGTTGTACAGATGAGGGGTTCCATTCCTCTTTTCTGGTCTCAAGAAGCTTCAAGGTTGAGTCCAAAGCCTGATATTATAT TACAACGATATGATCCTACATATGAGGCTACCAAAGAGCATTTTGAAGACCTCGCCGAGAGATATGGCAATCCAATCATAGTTCTTAATCTCATAAAG AAAGTTGAGAAAAGACCACGAGAAATGATGCTAAGGCGTGAGTTTGCTAATGCTGTGGGGTATCTTAACCAGATTCTTACAGAAGAAAATCATCTCAAATTTATCCACTGGGACTTTCACAAGTTCGCAAAGAG cAAGTCTGCCAATGTGTTGGCTGTTTTGGGTGGTGTTGCAAGTGAAGCACTTGATTTAACGGGATTTTATTACAGTGGAAAGCCTTTGGTTACAAACAGAAAGGCTGTTCAACTTTCTAGAACTAGCACCGGCAG GGATTCTTCTTGTAGAGATTTAATAACCACCTCTGGAGATCTTTCAAGGATTAATAACAGCACCGATTCTTTGACGTCCTTGATCAAACAAGACAGGGAGTCTGAATGTAGTCAACAGAGTAGGAAAGAGACTAATGGCTATGTAGGATCACGATATCAGAGTGGAGTTCTTCGGACGAACTGCATCGACTGCTTGGATCGTACAAATGTTGCCCAATATGCTTATGGCTTAGCGGCTTTAGGTCGCCAACTTCATGCATTGGGCATGACGGACAATCAAAAAGTTGACCCTGATAGTAGCATTGCTGCTGCTCTCATGGATATGTACCAGAGCATGGGTGATGCCTTGGCGCAGCAATATGGTGGCTCGGCAGCTCACAACACT GTGTTCCCAGAGAGGCAGGGGAAGTGGAAAGCTACAACTCAGTCTAGGGAATTTCTGAAGTCTATAAAACGATATTACAGCAATGCTTACACAGACGGTGAAAAGCAGGATGCAATAAATTT ATTTTTGGGTTATTTTCAACCGCAAGAAGGAAAACCTGCCCTTTGGGATTTGGATTCAGATTATTATCTTCATGTTTCTGGAATTTTAGATGATCTCATGCCTGAAAG TTACAGTCCTTTGGAAGATGCCAAACCTTTGAGAGACAAAATTCCTCTGACCCCAATTCCAGCTTGCCGTGAAGACTTCTCACGTTTGAAGTTAACGTCATTTGATAAATTGATAGAGAGAACATGCAGTTCAATCAAGAATGTACGACTCTGTAGTGAGCTAGATCAAAAATCAGGAAGCTTTGGTGTGGCACCTGATGCTGC TGAAATACAGCTCAAAAGTCCAAATTGGCTTTTTGGCCAGAGAAAATACGATGATAGTACCTCTGCACCAAAGATGGCATCACATCAATTTGTAAACGAAGGAGCTCATGACGATAAAAAAGATAGACTATGTGAACTTAATCTATTTTCTCCTGTTGTTGAGAGTGAAGAAGAAGATGTTTTCCAACG ATATTTAGCAATGACTGCGGTGGATGAGACCAGTGGTTGGTGTGGTGGTACGTTGTTAGGTGATCAAGATGAAAATAGTGAGATTTTTCGGCACTATGCTGAACTTATTCAG GTACCTTCAGTAGAAGCCTTTCAGAACGatgttgaaaaagaaaaatattacacCGATCTTCTTAGAGTGAACATGGTCGACTGCATAGAAGATTTTGCTGTTGAAACAGAAATGGAAACCGCTGCCAAGGAATATGACCAAGCTGGTGCTGATCTGGGGATTTTCCCCAAATCATATAATGCTCTAGCTGTCGATCCAAGCCAGCTAACCAGATGGATTATCGGTGAAGAACGGTTGCTCAAGCTTTAA
- the LOC140982632 gene encoding phosphatidylinositol-3-phosphatase SAC1-like isoform X4 yields the protein MARPETMKSNSVNLPPQSGPNSMKTRQRNDPEATPDPNSYSLEKFGLYETRARFYLIGSSRNKRFFRVLKIDRMEPSDLNISEDPVVYPPQEVKSLLQRIAEGNRATGGLNFVAKIYGIVGCINFLESYYLILVTKRRQIGSICGHAIYSIDESQIITIPHVSVQTDVAHSKIELRYKKLLSSVDLTKDFFYSYTYPIMKSLQKNVSSTGEEGMPYENMFVWNAFLTQAIRLRCKNTIWTIALVHGHFKQVRLSIFGRDICVSLVSRRSRHFAGTRYLKRGVNDHGRVANDVETEQIVLDEDAGSCKGKMSSVVQMRGSIPLFWSQEASRLSPKPDIILQRYDPTYEATKEHFEDLAERYGNPIIVLNLIKKVEKRPREMMLRREFANAVGYLNQILTEENHLKFIHWDFHKFAKSKSANVLAVLGGVASEALDLTGFYYSGKPLVTNRKAVQLSRTSTGRDSSCRDLITTSGDLSRINNSTDSLTSLIKQDRESECSQQSRKETNGYVGSRYQSGVLRTNCIDCLDRTNVAQYAYGLAALGRQLHALGMTDNQKVDPDSSIAAALMDMYQSMGDALAQQYGGSAAHNTVFPERQGKWKATTQSREFLKSIKRYYSNAYTDGEKQDAINLFLGYFQPQEGKPALWDLDSDYYLHVSGILDDLMPESPLEDAKPLRDKIPLTPIPACREDFSRLKLTSFDKLIERTCSSIKNVRLCSELDQKSGSFGVAPDAAEIQLKSPNWLFGQRKYDDSTSAPKMASHQFVNEGAHDDKKDRLCELNLFSPVVESEEEDVFQRYLAMTAVDETSGWCGGTLLGDQDENSEIFRHYAELIQVPSVEAFQNDVEKEKYYTDLLRVNMVDCIEDFAVETEMETAAKEYDQAGADLGIFPKSYNALAVDPSQLTRWIIGEERLLKL from the exons ATGGCCAGACCCGAGACTATGAAATCAAATTCCGTGAATCTTCCTCCACAATCCGGGCCTAATTCTATGAAAACTCGTCAGCGCAATGATCCGGAAGCCACACCCGATCCGAACTCGTATTCTCTGGAGAAATTCGGCCTGTACGAAACTCGCGCG AGGTTTTATTTGATTGGAAGTAGTAGGAACAAGAGATTTTTTAGGGTGTTAAAGATTGATAGAATGGAACCCTCGGATTTGAATATTAGTGAAGACCCTGTGGTTTATCCTCCTCAAGAAGTCAAGAGCTTGCTCCAAAGGATTGCCGAGGGAAATCGTGCCACTGGAGGGTTAAATTTTGTTGCCAAGATATATGGCATTGTTG GCTGCATTAATTTCTTGGAATCATATTATCTGATACTGGTGACAAAGCGTCGGCAGATTGGAAGTATCTGTGGCCATGCTATATATAGTATAGATGAGAGCCAAATAATTACCATTCCTCACGTTTCAGTTCAAACTGATGTTGCTCATTCAAAAATTGAGTTGCG GTACAAGAAGCTTTTATCCAGTGTTGATTTGACAAAAGATTTTTTCTATAGCTATACATATCCTATAATGAAAAGTTTACAGAAAAATGTGTCATCAACAGGAGAAGAAGGGATGCCATATGAAAACATGTTTGTTTGGAATGCTTTTCTAACGCAAGCAATTCGATTAAGATGCAAGAATACCATCTGGACTATTGCTCTGGTTCATGGACATTTCAAACAG GTTAGACTATCAATTTTTGGACGAGATATTTGTGTTTCTCTGGTTTCGAGACGTTCACGCCATTTTGCAGGGACACG TTATTTAAAGCGTGGGGTTAATGATCATGGGCGTGTAGCAAATGATGTTGAAACGGAGCAAATTGTCCTTGATGAAGATGCTGGGTCATGCAAAGGAAAAATGAGTTCTGTTGTACAGATGAGGGGTTCCATTCCTCTTTTCTGGTCTCAAGAAGCTTCAAGGTTGAGTCCAAAGCCTGATATTATAT TACAACGATATGATCCTACATATGAGGCTACCAAAGAGCATTTTGAAGACCTCGCCGAGAGATATGGCAATCCAATCATAGTTCTTAATCTCATAAAG AAAGTTGAGAAAAGACCACGAGAAATGATGCTAAGGCGTGAGTTTGCTAATGCTGTGGGGTATCTTAACCAGATTCTTACAGAAGAAAATCATCTCAAATTTATCCACTGGGACTTTCACAAGTTCGCAAAGAG cAAGTCTGCCAATGTGTTGGCTGTTTTGGGTGGTGTTGCAAGTGAAGCACTTGATTTAACGGGATTTTATTACAGTGGAAAGCCTTTGGTTACAAACAGAAAGGCTGTTCAACTTTCTAGAACTAGCACCGGCAG GGATTCTTCTTGTAGAGATTTAATAACCACCTCTGGAGATCTTTCAAGGATTAATAACAGCACCGATTCTTTGACGTCCTTGATCAAACAAGACAGGGAGTCTGAATGTAGTCAACAGAGTAGGAAAGAGACTAATGGCTATGTAGGATCACGATATCAGAGTGGAGTTCTTCGGACGAACTGCATCGACTGCTTGGATCGTACAAATGTTGCCCAATATGCTTATGGCTTAGCGGCTTTAGGTCGCCAACTTCATGCATTGGGCATGACGGACAATCAAAAAGTTGACCCTGATAGTAGCATTGCTGCTGCTCTCATGGATATGTACCAGAGCATGGGTGATGCCTTGGCGCAGCAATATGGTGGCTCGGCAGCTCACAACACT GTGTTCCCAGAGAGGCAGGGGAAGTGGAAAGCTACAACTCAGTCTAGGGAATTTCTGAAGTCTATAAAACGATATTACAGCAATGCTTACACAGACGGTGAAAAGCAGGATGCAATAAATTT ATTTTTGGGTTATTTTCAACCGCAAGAAGGAAAACCTGCCCTTTGGGATTTGGATTCAGATTATTATCTTCATGTTTCTGGAATTTTAGATGATCTCATGCCTGAAAG TCCTTTGGAAGATGCCAAACCTTTGAGAGACAAAATTCCTCTGACCCCAATTCCAGCTTGCCGTGAAGACTTCTCACGTTTGAAGTTAACGTCATTTGATAAATTGATAGAGAGAACATGCAGTTCAATCAAGAATGTACGACTCTGTAGTGAGCTAGATCAAAAATCAGGAAGCTTTGGTGTGGCACCTGATGCTGC TGAAATACAGCTCAAAAGTCCAAATTGGCTTTTTGGCCAGAGAAAATACGATGATAGTACCTCTGCACCAAAGATGGCATCACATCAATTTGTAAACGAAGGAGCTCATGACGATAAAAAAGATAGACTATGTGAACTTAATCTATTTTCTCCTGTTGTTGAGAGTGAAGAAGAAGATGTTTTCCAACG ATATTTAGCAATGACTGCGGTGGATGAGACCAGTGGTTGGTGTGGTGGTACGTTGTTAGGTGATCAAGATGAAAATAGTGAGATTTTTCGGCACTATGCTGAACTTATTCAG GTACCTTCAGTAGAAGCCTTTCAGAACGatgttgaaaaagaaaaatattacacCGATCTTCTTAGAGTGAACATGGTCGACTGCATAGAAGATTTTGCTGTTGAAACAGAAATGGAAACCGCTGCCAAGGAATATGACCAAGCTGGTGCTGATCTGGGGATTTTCCCCAAATCATATAATGCTCTAGCTGTCGATCCAAGCCAGCTAACCAGATGGATTATCGGTGAAGAACGGTTGCTCAAGCTTTAA
- the LOC140982632 gene encoding phosphatidylinositol-3-phosphatase SAC1-like isoform X2, with translation MARPETMKSNSVNLPPQSGPNSMKTRQRNDPEATPDPNSYSLEKFGLYETRARFYLIGSSRNKRFFRVLKIDRMEPSDLNISEDPVVYPPQEVKSLLQRIAEGNRATGGLNFVAKIYGIVGCINFLESYYLILVTKRRQIGSICGHAIYSIDESQIITIPHVSVQTDVAHSKIELRYKKLLSSVDLTKDFFYSYTYPIMKSLQKNVSSTGEEGMPYENMFVWNAFLTQAIRLRCKNTIWTIALVHGHFKQVRLSIFGRDICVSLVSRRSRHFAGTRYLKRGVNDHGRVANDVETEQIVLDEDAGSCKGKMSSVVQMRGSIPLFWSQEASRLSPKPDIILQRYDPTYEATKEHFEDLAERYGNPIIVLNLIKKVEKRPREMMLRREFANAVGYLNQILTEENHLKFIHWDFHKFAKSKSANVLAVLGGVASEALDLTGFYYSGKPLVTNRKAVQLSRTSTGSICRDSSCRDLITTSGDLSRINNSTDSLTSLIKQDRESECSQQSRKETNGYVGSRYQSGVLRTNCIDCLDRTNVAQYAYGLAALGRQLHALGMTDNQKVDPDSSIAAALMDMYQSMGDALAQQYGGSAAHNTVFPERQGKWKATTQSREFLKSIKRYYSNAYTDGEKQDAINLFLGYFQPQEGKPALWDLDSDYYLHVSGILDDLMPESPLEDAKPLRDKIPLTPIPACREDFSRLKLTSFDKLIERTCSSIKNVRLCSELDQKSGSFGVAPDAAEIQLKSPNWLFGQRKYDDSTSAPKMASHQFVNEGAHDDKKDRLCELNLFSPVVESEEEDVFQRYLAMTAVDETSGWCGGTLLGDQDENSEIFRHYAELIQVPSVEAFQNDVEKEKYYTDLLRVNMVDCIEDFAVETEMETAAKEYDQAGADLGIFPKSYNALAVDPSQLTRWIIGEERLLKL, from the exons ATGGCCAGACCCGAGACTATGAAATCAAATTCCGTGAATCTTCCTCCACAATCCGGGCCTAATTCTATGAAAACTCGTCAGCGCAATGATCCGGAAGCCACACCCGATCCGAACTCGTATTCTCTGGAGAAATTCGGCCTGTACGAAACTCGCGCG AGGTTTTATTTGATTGGAAGTAGTAGGAACAAGAGATTTTTTAGGGTGTTAAAGATTGATAGAATGGAACCCTCGGATTTGAATATTAGTGAAGACCCTGTGGTTTATCCTCCTCAAGAAGTCAAGAGCTTGCTCCAAAGGATTGCCGAGGGAAATCGTGCCACTGGAGGGTTAAATTTTGTTGCCAAGATATATGGCATTGTTG GCTGCATTAATTTCTTGGAATCATATTATCTGATACTGGTGACAAAGCGTCGGCAGATTGGAAGTATCTGTGGCCATGCTATATATAGTATAGATGAGAGCCAAATAATTACCATTCCTCACGTTTCAGTTCAAACTGATGTTGCTCATTCAAAAATTGAGTTGCG GTACAAGAAGCTTTTATCCAGTGTTGATTTGACAAAAGATTTTTTCTATAGCTATACATATCCTATAATGAAAAGTTTACAGAAAAATGTGTCATCAACAGGAGAAGAAGGGATGCCATATGAAAACATGTTTGTTTGGAATGCTTTTCTAACGCAAGCAATTCGATTAAGATGCAAGAATACCATCTGGACTATTGCTCTGGTTCATGGACATTTCAAACAG GTTAGACTATCAATTTTTGGACGAGATATTTGTGTTTCTCTGGTTTCGAGACGTTCACGCCATTTTGCAGGGACACG TTATTTAAAGCGTGGGGTTAATGATCATGGGCGTGTAGCAAATGATGTTGAAACGGAGCAAATTGTCCTTGATGAAGATGCTGGGTCATGCAAAGGAAAAATGAGTTCTGTTGTACAGATGAGGGGTTCCATTCCTCTTTTCTGGTCTCAAGAAGCTTCAAGGTTGAGTCCAAAGCCTGATATTATAT TACAACGATATGATCCTACATATGAGGCTACCAAAGAGCATTTTGAAGACCTCGCCGAGAGATATGGCAATCCAATCATAGTTCTTAATCTCATAAAG AAAGTTGAGAAAAGACCACGAGAAATGATGCTAAGGCGTGAGTTTGCTAATGCTGTGGGGTATCTTAACCAGATTCTTACAGAAGAAAATCATCTCAAATTTATCCACTGGGACTTTCACAAGTTCGCAAAGAG cAAGTCTGCCAATGTGTTGGCTGTTTTGGGTGGTGTTGCAAGTGAAGCACTTGATTTAACGGGATTTTATTACAGTGGAAAGCCTTTGGTTACAAACAGAAAGGCTGTTCAACTTTCTAGAACTAGCACCGGCAG TATTTGCAGGGATTCTTCTTGTAGAGATTTAATAACCACCTCTGGAGATCTTTCAAGGATTAATAACAGCACCGATTCTTTGACGTCCTTGATCAAACAAGACAGGGAGTCTGAATGTAGTCAACAGAGTAGGAAAGAGACTAATGGCTATGTAGGATCACGATATCAGAGTGGAGTTCTTCGGACGAACTGCATCGACTGCTTGGATCGTACAAATGTTGCCCAATATGCTTATGGCTTAGCGGCTTTAGGTCGCCAACTTCATGCATTGGGCATGACGGACAATCAAAAAGTTGACCCTGATAGTAGCATTGCTGCTGCTCTCATGGATATGTACCAGAGCATGGGTGATGCCTTGGCGCAGCAATATGGTGGCTCGGCAGCTCACAACACT GTGTTCCCAGAGAGGCAGGGGAAGTGGAAAGCTACAACTCAGTCTAGGGAATTTCTGAAGTCTATAAAACGATATTACAGCAATGCTTACACAGACGGTGAAAAGCAGGATGCAATAAATTT ATTTTTGGGTTATTTTCAACCGCAAGAAGGAAAACCTGCCCTTTGGGATTTGGATTCAGATTATTATCTTCATGTTTCTGGAATTTTAGATGATCTCATGCCTGAAAG TCCTTTGGAAGATGCCAAACCTTTGAGAGACAAAATTCCTCTGACCCCAATTCCAGCTTGCCGTGAAGACTTCTCACGTTTGAAGTTAACGTCATTTGATAAATTGATAGAGAGAACATGCAGTTCAATCAAGAATGTACGACTCTGTAGTGAGCTAGATCAAAAATCAGGAAGCTTTGGTGTGGCACCTGATGCTGC TGAAATACAGCTCAAAAGTCCAAATTGGCTTTTTGGCCAGAGAAAATACGATGATAGTACCTCTGCACCAAAGATGGCATCACATCAATTTGTAAACGAAGGAGCTCATGACGATAAAAAAGATAGACTATGTGAACTTAATCTATTTTCTCCTGTTGTTGAGAGTGAAGAAGAAGATGTTTTCCAACG ATATTTAGCAATGACTGCGGTGGATGAGACCAGTGGTTGGTGTGGTGGTACGTTGTTAGGTGATCAAGATGAAAATAGTGAGATTTTTCGGCACTATGCTGAACTTATTCAG GTACCTTCAGTAGAAGCCTTTCAGAACGatgttgaaaaagaaaaatattacacCGATCTTCTTAGAGTGAACATGGTCGACTGCATAGAAGATTTTGCTGTTGAAACAGAAATGGAAACCGCTGCCAAGGAATATGACCAAGCTGGTGCTGATCTGGGGATTTTCCCCAAATCATATAATGCTCTAGCTGTCGATCCAAGCCAGCTAACCAGATGGATTATCGGTGAAGAACGGTTGCTCAAGCTTTAA